One region of Pseudomonas glycinae genomic DNA includes:
- a CDS encoding NCS1 family nucleobase:cation symporter-1: MRTSLSNNNIALNLPASSPLDHSVPGDGIAEPLQLSPRLHNSDLAPTKVEGRRWGKYSIFALWTNDVHNIANYSFAIGLYALGLGGWQILLSLGIGAALVYFFMNLSGYMGQKTGVPFPVISRISFGIHGAQIPALIRAVIAIAWFGIQTYLASVVFRVLLTAIHPGFADYDHDSILGLSSLGWVCFVAIWFVQLAILAYGMEMVRRYEAFAGPVILLTVACLAAWMYTQANATIAWSIREPLTGGEMWRNIFAGGALWLAIYGTLILNFCDFARSSPCRKTIKIGNFWGLPVNILVFAGITVLLCGAQFQINGRIIESPTEIIASIPNTFFLVLGCLAFLIVTVAVNIMANFVAPAFVLSNLAPKYLTFRRAGLISATIAVLILPWNLYNSPLVIVYFLSGLGALLGPLYGVIMVDYWLIRKGRIHVPQLYSEHPDGAYYYSRGVNLRAVAAFIPAALIAIVLALVPGFHSVSPFSWLIGAGIAGMLYLIIAKRQPHYADVDGEAIAVDNVSH, translated from the coding sequence ATGCGTACGAGTCTCTCCAATAACAACATCGCGCTGAATCTGCCCGCCTCTTCCCCCCTCGACCACAGCGTGCCCGGTGACGGCATCGCCGAACCGCTGCAACTGAGCCCGCGTCTGCACAACAGTGACCTCGCGCCGACCAAGGTCGAAGGGCGGCGCTGGGGCAAATACAGCATCTTTGCCCTGTGGACCAACGATGTGCACAACATCGCCAACTACTCGTTTGCCATCGGTCTGTACGCCTTGGGCCTGGGCGGCTGGCAGATTCTGCTGTCGCTGGGGATCGGCGCGGCGCTGGTGTATTTCTTCATGAACCTGTCCGGCTACATGGGACAGAAAACCGGCGTGCCATTCCCGGTGATCAGCCGGATCAGTTTCGGCATTCACGGGGCACAGATTCCTGCATTGATCCGGGCGGTGATCGCCATCGCCTGGTTCGGGATTCAGACGTACCTGGCGTCGGTGGTGTTTCGCGTGTTGCTCACGGCGATCCATCCCGGTTTCGCCGACTACGACCACGACTCGATCCTCGGCCTGTCGAGCCTGGGCTGGGTGTGTTTCGTGGCGATCTGGTTCGTGCAGCTGGCGATCCTCGCCTACGGCATGGAAATGGTCCGCCGCTACGAAGCCTTTGCCGGGCCGGTGATTCTGCTGACCGTCGCCTGCCTCGCCGCGTGGATGTACACCCAGGCCAACGCGACCATCGCCTGGTCGATCCGCGAACCACTGACCGGCGGCGAGATGTGGCGCAACATCTTCGCCGGCGGCGCCTTGTGGCTGGCGATCTACGGGACGCTGATCCTCAACTTCTGCGACTTCGCCCGCTCTTCGCCGTGCCGCAAGACGATCAAGATCGGAAATTTCTGGGGTCTGCCGGTCAATATTCTGGTGTTCGCCGGGATCACTGTCCTGCTGTGCGGTGCGCAATTTCAGATCAACGGCCGGATCATCGAAAGCCCGACCGAAATCATTGCGTCGATTCCCAACACGTTCTTTCTGGTACTCGGTTGCCTGGCGTTCCTGATCGTCACCGTGGCGGTGAACATCATGGCCAACTTCGTCGCCCCGGCCTTCGTGCTCAGCAATCTGGCGCCGAAATACCTGACCTTCCGCCGCGCCGGGCTGATCAGCGCGACCATCGCCGTGCTGATCCTGCCGTGGAATCTCTACAACAGCCCGCTGGTGATCGTGTATTTCCTGTCCGGCCTCGGCGCCCTGCTCGGCCCGTTGTACGGTGTGATCATGGTCGACTACTGGCTGATCCGCAAAGGCCGGATCCACGTGCCGCAGTTGTACAGCGAACACCCTGACGGTGCGTATTACTACAGCCGAGGGGTCAACCTGCGGGCGGTGGCGGCGTTCATTCCGGCCGCTTTGATCGCCATCGTTCTGGCACTGGTGCCGGGCTTCCACAGCGTTTCGCCCTTCTCCTGGCTGATCGGCGCCGGCATTGCCGGGATGCTGTACCTGATCATTGCCAAACGCCAGCCGCACTACGCCGACGTCGACGGTGAAGCCATCGCCGTCGACAACGTCAGCCACTGA
- a CDS encoding aspartate/glutamate racemase family protein, with protein sequence MRILVVNVNTTESITQAIARSAQAVASPGTEIVGLTPYFGADSVEGNFESYLAAIAVMDRVMSYDQPFDAVIQAGYGEHGREGLQELLNVPVVDITDAAASTAMFLGHAYSVVTTLDRTVPLIEDRLKLSGLWDRCASVRASGLAVLELEHEPQRALEAIVHQAELAVTQDKAEVICLGCGGMAGLDEKIRQRTGVPVVDGVTAAVTIAESLVRLGLSTSKVRTYATPRPKTIIGWPARFAR encoded by the coding sequence ATGCGCATTCTCGTGGTCAACGTCAACACCACCGAATCCATCACCCAGGCCATCGCCCGCTCGGCGCAGGCTGTCGCTTCCCCCGGCACCGAGATTGTCGGCCTGACGCCGTACTTCGGCGCCGATTCAGTCGAAGGCAATTTCGAAAGTTACCTGGCCGCCATCGCCGTGATGGACCGGGTGATGTCCTACGACCAGCCGTTCGACGCGGTGATTCAGGCCGGCTACGGCGAACACGGTCGCGAAGGTTTACAGGAATTGCTTAACGTGCCGGTGGTGGACATCACCGACGCGGCCGCCAGCACCGCGATGTTTCTCGGCCACGCCTATTCGGTGGTTACCACGTTGGATCGCACCGTGCCGTTGATCGAGGATCGGCTGAAACTCTCCGGCCTGTGGGATCGCTGCGCCTCGGTGCGCGCCAGTGGCCTGGCGGTGCTGGAGCTGGAACACGAGCCGCAACGGGCGCTGGAAGCGATCGTGCATCAGGCGGAACTGGCGGTGACTCAGGATAAAGCCGAAGTGATCTGCCTCGGTTGCGGCGGCATGGCCGGGCTCGACGAGAAGATTCGCCAGCGCACCGGCGTGCCGGTGGTGGATGGCGTCACAGCGGCCGTGACCATCGCCGAATCGCTGGTGAGACTGGGCCTGTCGACCTCCAAGGTGCGCACGTACGCGACGCCACGGCCAAAAACCATCATCGGCTGGCCAGCACGTTTTGCGCGTTAA
- a CDS encoding LysR family transcriptional regulator, whose protein sequence is METFSSIECFVRSAEVGSFAEAARRLSLTPAAVGKSVAKLEARLGVRLFQRSTRRLTLTEAGQLFLSEVSGSLTTIQNAVNNLASAGGQPAGTLKVSMGTVFGRLYIVPLLGEFLKKFPAINPDWHFDNRQVDLIGQGFDAAIGGGFELPQGVVARRLTPAHRVLVASKDYLDRYAPISEPDVLKLHDGILIRSPQTGRVRSWQLTHRTRQHSPLTLKARMTMSDSEAACATAAQGLGIALVSMPFAVGYLEAGTLQRVLPDWYVDDGNISIYYAEHKLLPGKTRAFVDFVIEQFSILDLAERFNAQNVLASR, encoded by the coding sequence ATGGAAACCTTCAGCAGTATCGAATGCTTCGTGCGCAGCGCCGAAGTCGGCAGCTTTGCCGAGGCCGCGCGCCGCCTGAGCCTGACGCCGGCCGCCGTGGGCAAAAGCGTGGCGAAACTGGAAGCGCGCCTCGGCGTGAGGCTGTTCCAGCGTAGCACCCGTCGCTTGACCCTGACGGAAGCGGGGCAATTGTTTCTGAGTGAGGTCAGCGGCAGCCTCACCACCATCCAGAACGCGGTGAACAATCTGGCCAGTGCCGGCGGTCAACCGGCGGGCACGCTGAAAGTCAGCATGGGCACGGTGTTCGGCCGCTTGTACATCGTGCCGTTGCTGGGTGAATTCCTGAAAAAATTTCCGGCGATCAACCCGGACTGGCATTTCGATAACCGCCAGGTCGATCTGATCGGCCAAGGGTTCGACGCAGCGATTGGGGGTGGCTTCGAGCTGCCCCAAGGCGTGGTGGCGCGCAGGCTCACACCGGCGCATCGGGTGTTGGTGGCTTCCAAGGATTATCTGGATCGATACGCGCCGATCAGCGAGCCGGACGTGCTCAAGCTGCACGACGGCATCCTGATCCGCTCACCGCAAACCGGTCGCGTGCGCTCCTGGCAGTTGACGCATCGCACCCGGCAACACAGCCCGCTGACCCTCAAGGCACGAATGACCATGAGTGATTCCGAAGCCGCCTGCGCCACGGCGGCGCAGGGGTTGGGGATTGCGCTGGTGAGCATGCCGTTCGCCGTCGGCTATCTTGAGGCGGGGACGTTGCAGCGGGTCCTGCCGGACTGGTACGTCGACGACGGCAACATCTCGATTTATTACGCCGAACACAAACTGCTGCCGGGCAAGACCCGGGCGTTCGTCGATTTTGTCATCGAGCAGTTTTCAATCCTGGACCTCGCCGAGCGCTTTAACGCGCAAAACGTGCTGGCCAGCCGATGA
- a CDS encoding 3-oxoacyl-ACP reductase family protein, producing MTTQHLSGKVALIQGGSRGIGAAIVKRLAAEGAAVAFTYVSSAAKAEELQNSITATGGKALAIKADSADADAIRNAVNATVETFGRLDILVNNAGVLAVAPLEDFKLEDFDQTLAINVRSVFIASQEAAKHMGEGSRIINIGSTNADRMPFAGGGVYAMSKSALVGLTKGLARDLGPRGITINNVQPGPVDTDMNPAHGEFADSLIPLMAVGRYGTAEEIASFVAYLASPEAGYITGASLTIDGGFGA from the coding sequence ATGACTACTCAACACCTCAGCGGTAAAGTCGCTCTGATTCAAGGCGGCTCTCGCGGCATCGGTGCCGCCATCGTCAAACGCCTGGCCGCTGAAGGCGCCGCGGTTGCCTTTACCTACGTCAGCTCGGCCGCCAAGGCTGAAGAACTGCAAAACAGCATCACCGCTACCGGCGGCAAAGCCCTGGCGATCAAGGCCGACAGCGCCGACGCCGATGCCATCCGCAACGCCGTGAACGCCACTGTCGAAACCTTTGGCCGCCTCGACATCCTGGTCAACAACGCCGGTGTGTTGGCCGTCGCCCCGCTGGAAGACTTCAAACTGGAAGACTTCGACCAGACCCTGGCAATCAACGTGCGCAGCGTGTTCATCGCCAGCCAGGAAGCCGCCAAGCACATGGGCGAAGGCTCGCGCATCATCAACATCGGCAGCACCAACGCCGACCGCATGCCCTTCGCCGGTGGTGGCGTGTATGCGATGAGCAAATCCGCACTGGTCGGCCTGACCAAAGGCCTGGCCCGAGACCTCGGCCCACGCGGCATCACCATCAACAACGTGCAACCCGGCCCGGTCGATACCGACATGAACCCGGCCCACGGCGAGTTCGCCGACAGCCTGATTCCGCTGATGGCCGTCGGCCGTTATGGCACGGCCGAGGAAATCGCCAGCTTCGTCGCCTACCTCGCAAGCCCGGAGGCCGGTTATATCACCGGGGCCAGCCTGACCATCGACGGTGGTTTCGGCGCCTGA
- a CDS encoding HAD-IA family hydrolase — MNAPLKAFGPIKAVIFDMDGLLLDTEGIYTEVTSLIAERYGRTFDWSIKQNIIGRGAGDLARYVVEALDLPITAEEFLVIREPLMRERFPTAQAMPGAEELIRHLKAHNIPIAVGTSSSRQSFGQKTTLHRDWFALFDFIVTADDPEVGAAKPAPDIFLTAARRLGVAPEDCLVFEDSPFGVTAAKAAGMTAIAIPDAAMADEKYAHADGILRTLKAFTPSACGLPALDWA, encoded by the coding sequence ATGAATGCACCGCTGAAGGCGTTTGGCCCGATCAAGGCCGTGATTTTCGACATGGACGGTTTGCTGCTGGACACCGAGGGCATCTACACCGAGGTTACCTCGCTGATTGCCGAGCGTTACGGGCGCACTTTCGACTGGAGCATCAAGCAGAACATCATCGGCCGTGGCGCCGGCGATCTGGCCCGTTATGTGGTCGAGGCGCTGGACCTGCCGATCACCGCCGAAGAATTTCTGGTGATCCGCGAGCCGCTGATGCGCGAGCGTTTTCCCACCGCGCAAGCGATGCCGGGCGCCGAGGAACTGATCCGCCACCTCAAGGCGCACAACATTCCGATTGCCGTCGGCACCAGCTCATCGCGTCAGTCGTTCGGTCAGAAAACCACGTTGCACCGCGACTGGTTCGCGTTGTTCGACTTCATCGTCACCGCTGACGACCCGGAAGTCGGTGCGGCCAAACCGGCGCCGGACATCTTCCTCACCGCTGCTCGCCGACTCGGTGTTGCGCCGGAAGATTGCCTGGTGTTCGAAGATTCGCCGTTCGGTGTGACAGCCGCGAAAGCAGCCGGCATGACTGCCATCGCCATCCCCGATGCCGCCATGGCCGATGAAAAATACGCACACGCCGACGGGATTCTTCGTACGTTGAAAGCGTTCACGCCGAGTGCTTGCGGGTTGCCGGCGCTCGACTGGGCTTGA